The genomic region GCGGCAAGGCCCTTGGCGCCGATCACTTTGGAATGCTGCAGATTTCCCTGCGCCCAGCGCCGGTCGCGTACGGCTGTCGCCAAGAGAGAAGGCGGGCTCTCCTCCCACGAATCCACGAGGTCGGTCGCCATCTCGACCTTGTAGCCGGCACGGCGCAGAAGCGCCGCCTCGACGAAATCGTGGCTCAGAATATGACCACCGAAGGGCGGGTCGCCCGGCAGAGGCGGGAGGCCGCAAGCCTTGGCGAAAGCCCGGGTGCGGATGATCGCATTGTGGCCCCAGTAATTGCCGTCGGAGCCCTGCCACGCCGCCATGCCGCCGGCGACGACCGGGCCATAGACCGCTCCGGCGAATTGCTGCATCCGCGCGAAGAACGAGTTTCCGTCGAAGAGCCGCGGTACGCTCTGGAAGAGGGCGAGATTGGGATCCTCCTCCATGCGCGCCACCATGCGCAGGACGGTGTCCGCCCGCATCAGGCTGTCGGCATCGAGGACGAGCATGAAATCGTAGCGTCCGCCCCAATTGGCGACGAACTGCTCGATGTTGCCGGCCTTCTTGGCCGAGTTGATCGCGCGTCTGCGATACCAGACCGGCAAGGTGCCGGCGAGCGCGTCGGTCAGCCGGTGCATGGCCAGCGTCTCGCGCACCAGGGATTCGGCGCGGTTGGAATCCGATAAGACGACGATTTCGAAGGCGTGCGCCTGGCCTGCGCGCGCAATGTCCTCGGCCATCGCCTGCAGGCTGGCGGCGACCATGTCGGCATCTTCGTTATAGACCGGCATGACGATCGCGGTGCGACTGGAGAGCGGGCGCTGCGGGACCGGCGGGGTCGGCTTCTGGCGTGGGGCCAGGAGCCCGGCGACGGCAAAGCTCGTCGACATCGCGATCCAGGAATAGGTGATGGCGAAGAGGATCGTCATGATCCCCTCAAGGATGGTGACGCCGCCAGCCGAGACGACGGCGATCATCTCGTGCACGCCGTAGTAAATCAGGCCGCCCGCGGTCAGGATCGCAATCAGCCGCGCATAACGTGCCGCGGCAGGATTGCTGCGCGGCAAAGCATCGACCGGCTCCTTCGAAAAGTCTTGCTGCGGCATCGCCAGCGGATGCTGCGGCGGCATCGGCCCGAAGGGCCGCAAGACCCGCTCGTCAGGATGGTCGTGCTTCTGCTCGCTCATTGGGGGACCCAACGGTAGAGCCAGGTTTCGCTGGCGGGCTCGCCGTTTGCGGCGAGACGCACGCGGAATTCCGTCAACTGATCCTCCGGCTCAAAGAGGAACGTCGCTCTGACACCCCCGACAAGGGGGTTGGGCTGCAACACCTGTCCCTTGATGGTGCCGTGATTGGCAGAGACCTCCAACGACAGGCCGTCAAACGCCGGAAGAGTGCCCTCTTCGGGAATGAAATCGATGACATAAAGGTTGCTGGTGTCGTGAAAGTTCCGTCCGGCGCGGCTGTCGGCGGCATAAAGCGAGCCGGATGGAGCTTTCGGCCGGTCGGTCCAGCGCATGCGGTAGGCGAAGGAATAGGGCGCACCCGGGCTGACGTCGTAAGACGGACGCCAGAAGGTGACGATATTGTCGTGGATTTCCTTGTCGGTGGGGATTTCCAGAAGCTCCACCTGACCGTTTGCCCAGGTGCCGATCGGCTCGATCCAGACGCTCGGGCGGCGCTCGTAGCGGGCTTCCAGATCCTGGAAATCCTGAAAGTCGCGCGCGCGCTGGACGAGACCGAAGCCGCGTGGGGCGGGATCCATAAAGGACGAGGATTGCAGCGTCGGATAGTTCGAGAGCGGCCGCCAGATCCACTCGTTGTTGCCAGTCAGCATCTGCAGGCCGTCGCTGTCATGGACCTGCGGGCGGTAATCGTTGAAGCCCGTGCGGTTGAGCGGTCCGAAGAGGAACATCGATGTGAGCGGCGCAAGGCCGACATGATGCAAGGGCTGGCGCGGGAAAAGCTCACCCGTCACCTCGATCACCGTGTCGCGGCCCGGACGCACGACAAAGCGATAGGCCCCCGTCGTCGACACGCTGTCGAGGAGCGCATAGATGTTCAGAACCTCTTCACCAGGCTCAGGCTTCTCGATCCAGAACGCGGTGAAACGGGGAAATTCTTCGCCTTCCGGATCGCCGGTCTTGAGGGCGAGGCCGCGCGCAGACAGCCCGTAATATTGCCCCTGGCCGACGGCGCGGAAGTAAGTCGCGCCCTGAAAGACCAGGAACTCGTCCCACACATTCGGGCTGTTGATCGGATTGTGGACGCGGAAACCGGAGAAGCCGATATCGACACCTGCGGGTGGCTGCGGCGCCTGACGGAAATTGTACATCGACGGGTCGTAGGCGACCTGATGGGCCTCGCCGTTGTCGACGATGAAGATATTCACCCGCTCTTTGAAAAGCGCGCCGCGATGGAGGAAGTCCAGCTGGAAGGCGAGGCCTTCGTCGCGCCAGAGTCTGGCTTCCCGCCGGAATTCGATCTCGCGGAACTGCGCGTAGTTGAGATCGGCAAAGTCGGCCGGAAGGTCTTCTTCCGCCTCCTTGAAAGGGCGCTCGGCAAGAGCGCGAGCCTGAGACTTCAGGCCATCCCAAGAAAACGCGTTGTTGCTGGGGGGCGGCGCTGCGATTTCGGGCGCCGGATTTTCGGGTGTGTCTGAGGAAGCGCCCCGTTGGGCGAATGCGTTGCCGCTTGCGCTTGATGCCGCGGCCGCGAGAGAAGCAACGAGAAAGGCCCGCCTGTCCATACTCAACTCATAATTATCGGAAAGGACGCGGGCCGAACGCCCGCGTTCCTAACGCGCCTCATAGCACTCGGTTGCCACGGAAACATGCTTTTTTTGGCGTTGCAGCATGGTTATGCGCGCGGTGAAAGGCTTCGAAATCGGGTCTGCAGCCGTTCGATAGGAAGAAGTTGTGGCAGAGATGGGGCGCAAGCACGGGGCGTGCTGCCATTGCTCCCAGCCGCTGCCTCGCTTATGTGGGCTGAAATTCCCTCGCATCCCGAAGACAACGGAGATCGGCGACCATGGCGCGCCAGTTCATTTATCATATGTCCGGCCTGTCCAAGGCCTATTCCGGCGGCAAGAAGGTTTTGGACAACATCCACCTGTCCTTCTATCCGGATGCCAAGATCGGCGTTCTCGGCCCGAACGGCTCGGGTAAGTCGAGCCTTCTGCGCATCATGGCCGGGATCGACAAAGAGTTCACCGGCGAAGCCTGGGCGGCCGACGGCGCACGCGTCGGCTATCTGCCGCAGGAGCCGCAGCTCAACCCCGCCAAAGACGTCAAGGGCAACGTGATGGAAGGGGTCGCCGCCAAGCAGGCGATTCTCGACCGCTACAACGAGCTCATGATGAACTATTCCGACGAGACGGCGGAAGAGGCGGCAAAGCTTCAAGATCAGATCGATAGCGCCAATCTTTGGGATCTCGATTCAAAGGTCGACATGGCCATGGAGGCGCTGCGCTGCCCGCCGGGCGAGGCTGACGTCAATGTCCTCTCAGGTGGCGAACGCCGCCGCGTGGCGCTGTGCAAGCTGCTTCTGGAAGAGCCCGACCTTCTCCTCCTCGACGAGCCGACGAACCATCTCGATGCGGAGACAGTGGCGTGGCTCGAAAAGCATCTGGAGCAGTATCCGGGCGCCGTCCTGATCGTCACCCACGATCGTTACTTCCTGGACAATGTCACGGGTTGGATCCTCGAGCTCGATCGCGGCCGCGGCATTCCCTATGAGGGCAATTACACGGCCTATCTGGATTCCAAGTCGAAGCGCATGAAGCAGGAATCGCGCGAGGACGAGGCACGCCAGAAGGTCATCGCACGCGAGCGCGAATGGATGGGCCGCTCGCCGCAGGCGCGTCAGGCGAAGTCCAAGGCCCGCATCAAGGCTTATGACGAGCTTCTGAAAGCGAATCAGGAACGCATGGCAAGCCGCGATGCGCAAATCGTTATTCCGCCGGGCCCGCGCCTCGGCGACGTCGCCATCGAGGCGGAGGGGCTGACGAAAGGCTTCGGCGATCAGCTGTTGATGGAGGACCTCTCCTTCAAGCTGCCGCCGGGCGGCATCGTCGGCGTCATCGGTCCGAACGGTGCCGGTAAGACGACGCTCTTCCGCATGCTGACGGGGCAGGAGACGCCAGATGCCGGCGAGATCCGTCTCGGCGACACGGCCATCCTCGGCTATGTCGATCAGAGCCGCGACGACATGGACCCGAATGCGAGCGTTTGGCAGGAGATTTCCGGCGGGGCGGAGGTGATCCAGCTCGGCAAGCGCGAGATGAATTCGCGTGCCTATGTCGGCGCCTTCAACTTCAAGGGCGGCGATCAGCAGAAGCCGGTCGGCAAACTCTCCGGTGGTGAGCGCAACCGTGTGCATCTCGCGAAGATGCTGAAATCGGGCGCCAACATTCTGCTGCTCGACGAGCCGACCAACGATCTCGACACGGAGACGCTCGCGGCGCTCGAAGAGGCGCTCGAAGATTTCGCCGGCTGCGCCGTGGTCATCAGCCACGATCGCATGTTCCTCGACCGTCTCGCGACGCACATCCTCTCCTTCGAAGGCGACAGCCATGTCGAATGGTTCGAGGGCAACTTCGAGGCCTATGAAGAGGACAAGAAGCGGCGGCTCGGCACCGACGCTGTCGAGAACCCGCGGCGGATCAAATACAAGCCGCTGACGCGGTGAGGATCACACACGGTCTTGGCTCGGGGCGCTTCGGCGCCCCTTGCTTTTTGCGGCTTTCGGCTAGGCTTTTGTCTCGCTCTGCGGGCCCGTATGGCGCCGCTGGCCGCGGCGCCAGATGAGAACCGCTTCCACGAGGATGGCCGCGAGATAGGCGCTTACGAGCCAGGCGAGGCTCACCTTGTCCTCCTGCCAAGTGTGCCACATCAAGACGGCGAAGCTCGCCGCGGCAAGGAGGCTGCCTGCGGCCGGCAGGAGCGGCGACATCTTGATCCGCCGCGCGAGGCGGAAGGCCGCGAGGTTCACGGCGGTGAAGATCACCAGGAAGGTGGCACTCGCAAAGGTCGAGATGACCTGCAGGGGCGCGGCAAGCGTGAAGCCGATCGCAAGCGCCGTCAGGACGATCAGGGAGACGAAGGGCACCGGGCGGGTGCGTTCGCGCATCGAGAAGATTTTCGGCAGGGCATGTTCGCGTGCCATCACCATGGCGAGGCGCGCCGCACCGAAGAGCGTGGCGTTGATGGCCGAGGCTGTGGAGAGGAGGGCGGCGATGCCGATCAGCGTGAAGCCCGCCGCACCGAGTGTCGGGCGGGCGGCGACGGCGAGCACGTATTCCTGATCCTTCTGGATCTCCTGGGGCGTCAGATTGCCGAGAGCCGCGATCGCGACGACGACATAGATCGCGGTGGTGACGAGGATGGCGATGACGATCGCCCGCGGCAGGTTTCGCTCCGGGTTCGCCATTTCATCGACGGCGTTCGGAATGAGTTCGAAGCCTTCATAGGCGACGAAAATGAGCGCGATCGCGGCGATCGGCGCTGTGATGCCGAGATTGAAGACCGGCACGAAATGGTCGGCCTTGATGCCGCCCATGGCGACGGCTGCAAACAGCGCCAGAATGGCGAGCTTGATCGCCACGACACCGAGCTCGACGCCGCCGGAGATTTTCGCCCCGATGAGATTGATCGCGAGGAAAAGGCCGAGGACGAAGGCGCCCAAGGCGCCGGGTGCCCAGGCCGGATCAGCCGTCGCAGGCAGAAGGCTCGCGCCATATTCACCGAAGGCGCTCGCATAAAGGGCGAGCGTGCCGACATAGCCAGCCACAAGCAGCCAGCCCGCGACGCCGGCGATTGCGGGTGCGGCGAATGCCTTCTCGATATAGGTGAAACTGCCGCCGTCATCACGGAACGTGAGGCCGAGGCGGGCGTAGGAGAGGCCCGTCAGAAGCGCGATCGCGCCACCGCCTGCGAGCGTCAAGGCGACCGCGTGGCCGGCTGTCGCCATCGCCAGGCCGAGAACGGCGAAGATGCCGCCGCCAATCATGCCGCCGATGCCGAGAGCGGTCACCTCGACGAGGCTGAGCTTTTCCGATTTTTGCGCCATCTTGTCCGTTCGCCAGGAATTGCAGCTCTGCTTCGCCCCACGGCAAGTGATAACGCCGACGGAGGGGGAAGGTGCAACTGCGGACCAGATCTAGACGATTGAGGGCCTAGTGTCCCGGCAGCACCAGCACTTTCGGGTCGAGCGGCAGGGTGGCGACGGAGACCGTGGTTTCTGCGCTCGGATTGATCTCGACGGCAAAATCCTCGCCGAGGCGCGAGAGGAAGCGCTGCAGTGTCCCCATGCCGAAATAATGCATGGGAAGGATGAGGCGGGATTTCAGCACTTTCAGCGTTTCCACGACGGCGTCCTGGCTCATCGTATAGGAGCCGTCGACCGCCACCATGACGATGTCGAGCTGGCCGATGACGCCGAGATCTTCCGGCGCCAGCACGTGATGGAGGTGGCCGAGATGGCCGATGCACATACCGGCCGTCTCGAAGATGAAGATGGAATTGCCCGCCGTCTCGCGGCCGCCGAAGCTGCGAATGTCGGTCGGCACGTTGCGGATGAGGACGTCGCGGAGGGTGAGGTTGTGGTGCGCTTCGCCGCCTTGCGGGTTCCAGCCGCGCAGCACATGGGCGATCGCCGGATCGGGCTGGTCGGTGTAATGCGAGGAATGGGCGTGGTTCATGGTGACGACGTCCGGCGTTACGCCGCCGGCCCAGCCGTCGTAATCGGTGGCGATCGTCACACCCTCGGGGCTTTCGATGAGAAAGGT from Rhodopseudomonas julia harbors:
- the mdoH gene encoding glucans biosynthesis glucosyltransferase MdoH, whose amino-acid sequence is MSEQKHDHPDERVLRPFGPMPPQHPLAMPQQDFSKEPVDALPRSNPAAARYARLIAILTAGGLIYYGVHEMIAVVSAGGVTILEGIMTILFAITYSWIAMSTSFAVAGLLAPRQKPTPPVPQRPLSSRTAIVMPVYNEDADMVAASLQAMAEDIARAGQAHAFEIVVLSDSNRAESLVRETLAMHRLTDALAGTLPVWYRRRAINSAKKAGNIEQFVANWGGRYDFMLVLDADSLMRADTVLRMVARMEEDPNLALFQSVPRLFDGNSFFARMQQFAGAVYGPVVAGGMAAWQGSDGNYWGHNAIIRTRAFAKACGLPPLPGDPPFGGHILSHDFVEAALLRRAGYKVEMATDLVDSWEESPPSLLATAVRDRRWAQGNLQHSKVIGAKGLAAPSRLHFFIGIMSYLSSPLWLLLILVGLVLAVQAKLVTPVYFGDDHQLFPNWPVFDSERMLTLFVFTLVILFIPKIFGTLRVIFSRRLRRAHGGAAAVTLSMLLEIAASTLYAPIMMLLQSRHVWDILRRKDSGWAPQSRKGGNAEAWSALWATHRTHVLFGIFLTAAAIFVSPAILAWLSPIVIGLVFSPLLSRWSASEDIGNALREMKLLLIPEEVERPEIACARDAILSEKPDLGDDPLAAIAQSTDLRQAYVAWLTPPAPKDRGQVDRFLLSAAKKISDATNLSEALAWLDPQERLAVAAHPTEMERLAKLAAASRSREEAA
- a CDS encoding glucan biosynthesis protein — encoded protein: MDRRAFLVASLAAAASSASGNAFAQRGASSDTPENPAPEIAAPPPSNNAFSWDGLKSQARALAERPFKEAEEDLPADFADLNYAQFREIEFRREARLWRDEGLAFQLDFLHRGALFKERVNIFIVDNGEAHQVAYDPSMYNFRQAPQPPAGVDIGFSGFRVHNPINSPNVWDEFLVFQGATYFRAVGQGQYYGLSARGLALKTGDPEGEEFPRFTAFWIEKPEPGEEVLNIYALLDSVSTTGAYRFVVRPGRDTVIEVTGELFPRQPLHHVGLAPLTSMFLFGPLNRTGFNDYRPQVHDSDGLQMLTGNNEWIWRPLSNYPTLQSSSFMDPAPRGFGLVQRARDFQDFQDLEARYERRPSVWIEPIGTWANGQVELLEIPTDKEIHDNIVTFWRPSYDVSPGAPYSFAYRMRWTDRPKAPSGSLYAADSRAGRNFHDTSNLYVIDFIPEEGTLPAFDGLSLEVSANHGTIKGQVLQPNPLVGGVRATFLFEPEDQLTEFRVRLAANGEPASETWLYRWVPQ
- the ettA gene encoding energy-dependent translational throttle protein EttA; this translates as MARQFIYHMSGLSKAYSGGKKVLDNIHLSFYPDAKIGVLGPNGSGKSSLLRIMAGIDKEFTGEAWAADGARVGYLPQEPQLNPAKDVKGNVMEGVAAKQAILDRYNELMMNYSDETAEEAAKLQDQIDSANLWDLDSKVDMAMEALRCPPGEADVNVLSGGERRRVALCKLLLEEPDLLLLDEPTNHLDAETVAWLEKHLEQYPGAVLIVTHDRYFLDNVTGWILELDRGRGIPYEGNYTAYLDSKSKRMKQESREDEARQKVIAREREWMGRSPQARQAKSKARIKAYDELLKANQERMASRDAQIVIPPGPRLGDVAIEAEGLTKGFGDQLLMEDLSFKLPPGGIVGVIGPNGAGKTTLFRMLTGQETPDAGEIRLGDTAILGYVDQSRDDMDPNASVWQEISGGAEVIQLGKREMNSRAYVGAFNFKGGDQQKPVGKLSGGERNRVHLAKMLKSGANILLLDEPTNDLDTETLAALEEALEDFAGCAVVISHDRMFLDRLATHILSFEGDSHVEWFEGNFEAYEEDKKRRLGTDAVENPRRIKYKPLTR
- a CDS encoding APC family permease; amino-acid sequence: MAQKSEKLSLVEVTALGIGGMIGGGIFAVLGLAMATAGHAVALTLAGGGAIALLTGLSYARLGLTFRDDGGSFTYIEKAFAAPAIAGVAGWLLVAGYVGTLALYASAFGEYGASLLPATADPAWAPGALGAFVLGLFLAINLIGAKISGGVELGVVAIKLAILALFAAVAMGGIKADHFVPVFNLGITAPIAAIALIFVAYEGFELIPNAVDEMANPERNLPRAIVIAILVTTAIYVVVAIAALGNLTPQEIQKDQEYVLAVAARPTLGAAGFTLIGIAALLSTASAINATLFGAARLAMVMAREHALPKIFSMRERTRPVPFVSLIVLTALAIGFTLAAPLQVISTFASATFLVIFTAVNLAAFRLARRIKMSPLLPAAGSLLAAASFAVLMWHTWQEDKVSLAWLVSAYLAAILVEAVLIWRRGQRRHTGPQSETKA
- a CDS encoding MBL fold metallo-hydrolase; amino-acid sequence: MRPLSPLRRLWMRGAASPAFTCAIARPVASKIARKISAAIITLAALIGPLGGAANAAPLPAQEQTARQTPSRCLAIAKAAPPTLYASYRRLDVPARRLIQGKPFALTPPDQGEVTIRFLGHATFLIESPEGVTIATDYDGWAGGVTPDVVTMNHAHSSHYTDQPDPAIAHVLRGWNPQGGEAHHNLTLRDVLIRNVPTDIRSFGGRETAGNSIFIFETAGMCIGHLGHLHHVLAPEDLGVIGQLDIVMVAVDGSYTMSQDAVVETLKVLKSRLILPMHYFGMGTLQRFLSRLGEDFAVEINPSAETTVSVATLPLDPKVLVLPGH